The sequence agattaactaactaaattctttaaattgaattaatcaacattcttaACTGTCGGGTCACTCAACTAAAGCctaatagctgcactcttctcattgtagatatatttttatccacttgatttaaccataatcagtaagtcaacccttcactggttgtttgtaataacggttgggtcaaaagcttttacccccaagattacatcttgctcctctgatcctctaataaataattggtttgtgatccaatcaccaaatcaAGTCATTCTCAGGCCAGTGAGaaggtgaggccccttgttcaagacctggaatcatcacttaagggaacaacctatctactatcactaaaagcgggtaggagtgaattccgtcttgcaccctctTTGGTTAATGAACTTCCATAAAAGTAAGAATTTAATCTCTTAACTTTAGTTTGTAATGGTTGAAtctttgtacttttaaattttgtagcaatttagtctctaaatatTAATCATGATCAATTTAGTCATTGCACTTTACAATTTATAACTATCTAATCCTTATTGTGGAAAGAGAAATTTTCACGaatagaaaaatatcaaactatttacaaaaatagaaaaaaagggggaaaaaaatattgttaGACACTAATATACTTTTATCTgcgtctatcacatagtatcaatgatagacttctattagtttctatcactgatagacactaatagacttctatcaagtGTTATTAACctttatcaaagaagattaaattcgCTATTTtgcataaatagtttttttttatttttctattttttaaaattccttTGTGAAAAATACTTTatcctttaatttttccaacttttttggGGTTTTCATGCTAAATTTTAGAATAATGTTCAAActaatgaaattgaaagttgatAAGAATAATACCTTTTTGGTCTCTAGGTTTTGGATCTAGTTTCTTTTTTGTCCCTAATtctaaaatgttacaaatttgGTCCTTAAAGGAGTTTTATTTCATACATTTTAGTCccttaatttcaaaatgttacaattttacccttaagatttgagttttgtttcaatctgGTCCATGAATTTTAGGagtttacatttttaacctcaaatttttattaaatgctCATTTCCAACCATTGACATCAATTTTCTATTAATTgcaaataattatgaagtgaaattttgaatttaattttaaaaatgataaaagttatgagtgttcgcacgagatttcaatagaaatttatttcatggaacttgaaatttgtatttgtattaattttgtggaaagtgaatacaatttctaatacataatatttttatgctttcaaaataaactatagtctttaagcttgttgatcttcttggatgatcggcttttgggcttgttgatcttcttggatgatcggcctttgggcttgttgatcttcttggatgatcggcctttaggcttgttgattttcttggatgatcgaccctGGGCTTGTtcatcttcttggatgatcgacctttgggtttgttgatcttcttagatgatcgaccttggcttgttgatcttcttggatgatcgaccttttgGCTTGTTTATCTTCTTGGACAATCGGCCTTTgcgcttgttgatcttcttggaggattagtgttcacacgaggcttccggagaaacttgtttcgtggagttgaacttaagttggtgttgatgttgatgttggttTGATGTGatatggttcgatctctagtacttgatcctttgattctATCTCGGTTGAATGCATATGCTTGATGTTTAGAAGCAAGGCGTGTGGATGTTCTTAAACttcgagtcttggaagaatgtttgtatcttcaaaggacttcagtcttcaagcgtggtcaaaatgcttgtttcttcaaaagacttcagtcttcagaatgcttgtatctccaaatgatttcagtcttcagaatgcttgtatctctaAAGGATtttagtcttcagaatgcttgtatctccaaaggactccagtcttcaagcgtggtcagcttcaagagtcaaggagtcttctgattgtagagaatttccTATAAGCTCTCTAGAGTATAGATTTGCTGACCTCTCCAAATGAGGaaagcttctctatttatagagttaaCAGGTGGACTTGGGCTTAGTTGATCCATGggcaaataataatatcaaattgggtcaaattaatcttatctgattcagtggtcatgataaaaccacgtcatcgaaatttttcttcaacttcaggacatatgtcaacttctaattgagcccaaatttaatgatttggaatttcgtcattaatttagtaaatgaggtggcaatttgtgattgatccaaaatttctcattcaaccgtgagtaattaattataatgattttaatgatttttaaattattaacattaattaaatctaaaaaaaaagtgaatgtTTAGtgaaaatcaaaactaaaaatataaatcttgaaacatatgGATCAAATTAGAGCAAAACTCATATATTAAGAgcaaaattgtaacattttgaaatctaggaactaaattaaaatgaaactcaaaacttaaaagaactaaataaataatattttgaaatctaaaaactaaataaaaactatagactaccaaaaagttattttactCTAGGAATTAATACGgtaaaaaatgataaagaaaGTAAAAATAGAGCGAGATAATGTggggaaaaaagggaaaaaaagtgcTCGATTTTCACGTGAGTTAAAAATccctgaagaaaaagaaaaaagaaaataaataaataaatgataataataattaaaaaaaaaaaaaaaaagtagaaaaaggTTAGAAGTATTCCATACGCAACCCACCAGTCAGCTCCAACAagtcgttataaagtaagatgagagagttttttgtttgttttagtctTTTCGCCTATGTATTTCCATCCCCCATTCCAATTTGGCAGCCAGAGATTTGCATTCCCTTTTTTAATTTCTCCACTTATATAATaccataataaataataataatcttccATATTCActataaagaaattaaagaagcAGCCGTCAGCCGATACCGATACATAAAACGATGTTGGAAGGGAAGGCCACCGTGAAAGAAACCGACATGTCGGAAAAAATGCAGAGTCACGCCATGGCCTCTGCCTCTCACGCCCTTGATCTCTTCGACGTCTCCGATTCTCTCTCTCTTGCTGCCCATATCAAGAAGGTACGCCATACGCTACAATAATTATTCATTTCATAattaacttatttaattatttcatttttatttttaaaaattaaaattaaaattaggattTTGATCGGGCTTACGGAAGTGGTTGGCAATGCGTAGTGGGTTCCAATTTCGGCTGCTTCTTCACTCATTCCAAGGGGAGtttcatctatttttctctTGAAACTCTCAATTTTCTCATCTTTAAATCCCCTTCTAATTAAGTTCTTCTTCAGGGGCACCCTCGTCTTTTCCCTCTTCTTCCCTATTATTTACATCACTACAAACCCTATTGTCACATGTATCTTCTAATTTCCCTTAATTATTCTCATTTCTTTCGTAATTCTCTTCATTATTTGAGATATATATGCCCTTTTTCTTAATtgttattgcaatttatatcaagtttccaaaattagtttttgttttttatttcaaaatttgacatgGTGTTGTTTTAGAAAGTTATTCCAGATTTTGACAACGTCCAAGAATGAAGTTGGACTTGGAATATTTCTAAAaagtcaaaaataaaataaaaaggaagaagaaaaagtttaTGCTAGGAATGCCGTTCAGAACATATCCTCTAATTTACCacaaataaaattgtttgttaTATTAATAATTTGGCTTCCATCTCTAAGCCgttgaattttattttcaataaatcttaaatttaatctctcaaaattattttttttattaaaattagttaaataatgataataatataatacaagaaatatggtaaaaaaatattaatacataacgaaaagttttttaaatgtaaaaaataaaaaccagcaatgaaaattaaatttgaaatttattgtaagtacataaattaaaattagacaatTGAAAATGCAACAATTAAAAGTggacaaattttaaaagtatagcttggacaaaaatgatattttaaaccaaataattatTGACCAATTTCCGTTCAAATTTgttcaaatttatttctttaaataaaatctaTCACATATACTTATCTTTATGTTCTAATAGCTTGGATGGAGAATCTTTCTAAGACAATTTAGTATAAAGTCTTACCATATAATACCTAATCACCACTCCCACTTCCTTTTCATTAATTTGTGTATCTCtcattaatttttacaaattttccaTCAAAGGcattaaaaccaattttcatcTAAGCATAAccatgtttttcattttaaggtgaATATGAAgagtttttaataaaaaaaatgcaataacTTTAATTCCATAATAAAAGATCGAATGGTTTATTATAACACACATAAATGCAATAACTTTGaatattttctaatttcatAATAAAAGATCAAATGGTTTATTATAACACATATTTTCCATTGCCGATAAATAGTTTGTGCATTTATAAGAGTTTCGTTGGCAAAtaaatttttcatctttttctctttttggcAATGTATCTGACCCATGACAATGGTAATTATAGGAAAGTGTATGATTCAAAGTACATCTCAATCTTATGGTTTTTTatcgataattttttttttaattttgaattatgttgTTGCATTGGATTGTaccaaaaaaattatatttgtgcaatttttgtttttttgtcaaATAGATTAAAGGTCTCTGATCTTATGACTTTATTTTGGCAAATTGAACTTATTTGTAAAAAACATTATCccattaattttctttttttaaccgTAAATGTATGAAATATGAATTGATgtaataaatacaaaataataaataaataatgatccATTAGAATAGAAGACATCTTAAATTCTCTCTCTAACTATAGAGTCTGACGCATTTGTTTTTTTGACTTATTAGAAAgtagaaaataattatttttcctttGTGGCAAATTTATCATTCATGGTATGTcccaaatttttccaaattaatttattttaattttgaaaatgttgcatATCATTGCATTTTCTAAgtcatataattaacaaaacgtgattatgattttttttttcaaataaattgaaAGCCTCTTTGAATTTTACAACGTTACGTTTACATATAgttttatgtatttgtatttagaatttcaaagaaaaaaggtATCAAAATGAGTCTAACTCAACTAACATATGAGCATACTAGTAACTACGAGGTTTGTGATTCAAATCTTTTTATCCCAATTCATAATTGACATGTATTTGCTGAAGGTTCAAATTACTATACTCAAACTTTAATTGTGGCTAAACTATACTAGAACTAACTATTTTTtataatcaattatatgaaatatgacaacACTTAGATTTATATTGTAAAATATATGAGTAAATGTTAACGGATACAAAATGTATAACATTAAATATAACTCAacatatagagaaaaaaaagaagaaaaagaaaactctgCCAATAGAGTTTGAGAGAAAATGTGAGGAATATTAGAGAACTTACATCAGTTCAATAGATGAaatgatataaaattgaataaaaaaaaattgaatgaagttaaaaataaatatatattatttttctcaattttgatttcttgaaaATGGTTAGgatggtaaaaaaaataaaactcaccttaattcaattttgagatgaaatgatGTAAAAATTTAACGAAAAAGGCttgaatgaaattaaaagtaaatatgtagtttcttgaaaataatttttataataaaaaagaaaattttctatcgAGATAGCATAactaattactaaaaaaaatttgaaatttggatgaaaATCTCGAGAAGTAGAGATAAATCGAAATTGTTCCCTTACCAAAATTACCGAAATTTCAAACATACGAAATCTCGAGATTGAAATTTTCTATTATGATTAacatttaggaaaaaaattgagaataaagtcataaactttaatttgaaagaaaagaaggcactttcttctttatttgCTTGTTGACAAGGACAAAGGTCGCCTTCTCTGGCGTGTGGGATGGGATGTTAGAAATCATGTTCTCCTCCAAAAACGTCACAAATCCTAGGGTCAGTTTCAGTATGTAAACTTTTTGTATCTTTGCAATCTTTAATCAATGATATCAATTGCATTATTGAatccttcaattttcttttccaaaaagtACGTGTAGATGACAAATGGTAAGATGCTTCCACTTCTTTCTCCTGACTTGTTTGAAATgatttttaagtaaaaaaaattgtaacgaCCTAACCTTTTAAAATGGAAATTAGACCACTattattgcatgcataaatctTGAAACGGTTTTTTCACATAATTTAACTAAGTTCAAAAGAATACAataactttttgctataaaaactatatatgaaaaaaaaaaacataaaatctctgctCCAGATACCCTTAGCCTtagtttataataaattaaatagaaattaaaaacaaatgaaatattaaaagaatttaaaggtTTAATTACAAAGCTAAAATTTGTAAACATAAGGAAAACATATGCGGAAGTGTTGTCAAGTCCTAAGGCCTGGTCACAAATTCCTCTTATCATTCGTCAATCTGTAGTTCTGTTCTTTTctttacctaaaaaaaaaatatagataacaaaatgagtataaaaataccCACTAAGTGACCCACTACTAGGCTCACTGGGTGCAAATGTTAGTATCCTTATCAAGACAAATGTGTACATTC comes from Benincasa hispida cultivar B227 chromosome 2, ASM972705v1, whole genome shotgun sequence and encodes:
- the LOC120070931 gene encoding dynein light chain 1, cytoplasmic-like encodes the protein MLEGKATVKETDMSEKMQSHAMASASHALDLFDVSDSLSLAAHIKKDFDRAYGSGWQCVVGSNFGCFFTHSKGSFIYFSLETLNFLIFKSPSN